TCCATGCATATTCCGCCTTTGACAGGAATTAAGGATAATTCCTTTGATACTGTGGTTTCATTTCAGGTAATTGAGCATATAAAAGATGATGAAAGCTTCTTGAAAGAAATCTACAGAGTATTAAAGCCTGGGGGAAAAGCGATCATTTCCACACCCAATAAGAAAATGACTTTGACCAGAAATCCCTGGCATGTTCGCGAATACTTTGCTCATGAGTTAGTATCACTCTGCCAAACGATTTTTTCAAAAGTGGAAGCTAACGGCATTGCAGGAAATGATAAGGTAATGGATTATCATGAGAAGAACAGACAATCAGTCCAGAAGATTACCCGATTCGACATTTTGAATTTGCAATATCGCTTACCAGCGCCATTACTAAGGATTCCTTATGAGTTTTTGAACAGACTCAATAGAAATAAGCTAGATCAGGCAGATAACGCCCTTGTGAAATCAATCACAGTGGCGGATTATTTTGTAAATGAAAGTGCTGCGGAAAGCTTAGATTTATTTTACACCTTGGAAAAGTAAGTTAGCAACCTACTTCATTCCTGGCAAACTGATTCCTTTTAATTTCCTATAAAGATTTATTGCATATCGATCCGTCATTCCACTGATGTAATCAATGCAAATTAGACTGATTTCATAAAGACTGGCTGTATCGGTAATTAATTCCTGATAGGTTTCGGGCAATAATCTAAAAACAGTTAGATCTTTCTTGCTAGATTCTTCTATTCCTTTTTGTGCAATGGCCGCCCCCAAAAATTCTTCTAACAAGCCCTCCAAAACACGATGCCCAACAACTTCTGTCTGTAAAACTAAATGGGAACGATAAATTTTCTGAACCGAGACTTCGATAATATCACGTAAAACTCTTTTAGACGGCACCTGGCTCATCAATGAGGAGTCGAATTTTCCATTCAAAATGTCTTCTTCATTTGCTATGAATACTTCAGCACATTCATTAATAAGTTTGTTTATGCATAGCGCTCTTAAGTAAGCAATCTTCTCATTTTTGCCCTTTGTTTTTTCAAGCTTTTCAGGTAAGTAGGATTCACCTAGCACATTAGCTAACAAATCACGTGCTTGCTCATACGAAACCCAACCCAAACGGCAGCCGTCTTCCAAATCAATAACATGATAGCAAATGTCATCTGCGGCTTCTACCAAAAATGTTAATGGATGACGAACCCAACTCATTTCATTTGAAAGGCGAATCAATCCTAATTCATTCGCTAATTCTTCGAAATAGTGCTTCTCCGTTTGAAAAAAGCCATATTTCTTCTGACTTTTTCTACTGTTATCTTTTTCAAACAAATGGGCAGTTCTAGGATATTTACTAAAGGCGGCTAAAGTGCTATAAGTCAATTTTATCCCCCTATTATCGGGCCTGTGGAATAAACGGAACCCTTGAGCATTGCCTTCAAAATGCGTTAAATCTTCCCACTCTTCAACAGACACTTGTGATTGTATCCATTTTCCAAGTTGACTATTTTTGAAGAAAGCGGAGATGGCATCTTCCCCTGAATGACCGAATGGTGGGTTTCCTATGTCGTGAGCTAAAGAAGCGGCTGCAACTATCGCTCCGAAATCAAAAGATGAAAAGCCGGATTCTTGCAATTCAGCGTATTTTTCGACTATTGATTCGCCTACTTTTTTGCCCAATGAACGGCCCACACTACTTACTTCCAAGCTGTGCGTCAGCCGAGTATGAACAAAATCTTCCTCGGGTAAGGGAACCACCTGGGTTTTATCCTGCAATCTTCGGAAGGGATGAGAAAAAATAATTCTATCATAATCCTGCTCGAAAAATGAGCGTGCAGAAGATTGATTGGTATTGGTGCTTTGTTCTAAGCGATTTGGGTTTAGTAATTTTAGCCAGTTCATTTTTTTCATAGCTTAAAATTAATGGAAAGAATTGATTTTGGAATTATAGATTGAGTTAAAAAAAGAGCCAAGAGGCTCTCCCCAAAATGGAAGTAGTACGTACTTCCTAGAATAGGCCTATACATGTTAGGAAACAAAAGTTTTTACCTGTTCTCACTTCTAACAATAGTATTATCAATATATAAATTCCGTCCAGATAAACTAGTATAATATTCTCTCAATTTTCTGGGAGAAGGGCTATTGGTAGGATACCCACTTAAATTATAGAATGAATTTCCGCATTCGCATTCCAGATATTGTTGACCAGCATTCATGGACACTATTGAGCAATCTTTTTCTGGTTCGTAAGGACATGTTCTTTCAAAAGCAGCATAGTCATTTTCTGCTCTTTTGACTACAATCACTCCATTTAAGCCAACATCGGGTAAAATTACATTTTTCTCAAACTGCAGACTTTGATAGCTTACTAGATCAAGATTCAACGATAATTGAAAAGGATCTGGTAAAGGAAGTTCATCTACGAATACTTCAGGATTCTCTTCTCCACAGCTTAAAAACAGTAAAAAAGGTAATAATAGAACAAATGAAAATCTCTTAATTGTAATCATAAAATCCTTTGCCGCTTTTTCTTCCGTGGT
This is a stretch of genomic DNA from Marivirga harenae. It encodes these proteins:
- a CDS encoding deoxyguanosinetriphosphate triphosphohydrolase — translated: MNWLKLLNPNRLEQSTNTNQSSARSFFEQDYDRIIFSHPFRRLQDKTQVVPLPEEDFVHTRLTHSLEVSSVGRSLGKKVGESIVEKYAELQESGFSSFDFGAIVAAASLAHDIGNPPFGHSGEDAISAFFKNSQLGKWIQSQVSVEEWEDLTHFEGNAQGFRLFHRPDNRGIKLTYSTLAAFSKYPRTAHLFEKDNSRKSQKKYGFFQTEKHYFEELANELGLIRLSNEMSWVRHPLTFLVEAADDICYHVIDLEDGCRLGWVSYEQARDLLANVLGESYLPEKLEKTKGKNEKIAYLRALCINKLINECAEVFIANEEDILNGKFDSSLMSQVPSKRVLRDIIEVSVQKIYRSHLVLQTEVVGHRVLEGLLEEFLGAAIAQKGIEESSKKDLTVFRLLPETYQELITDTASLYEISLICIDYISGMTDRYAINLYRKLKGISLPGMK
- a CDS encoding class I SAM-dependent methyltransferase produces the protein MANVSTTEITSDSIASDNPIHQRLLSAYVYAQPQVEGRLLEIGCGTGRGLEILVNSADHYTGIDKYKSLTDELQEKYPQADFKSMHIPPLTGIKDNSFDTVVSFQVIEHIKDDESFLKEIYRVLKPGGKAIISTPNKKMTLTRNPWHVREYFAHELVSLCQTIFSKVEANGIAGNDKVMDYHEKNRQSVQKITRFDILNLQYRLPAPLLRIPYEFLNRLNRNKLDQADNALVKSITVADYFVNESAAESLDLFYTLEK